From a region of the Eulemur rufifrons isolate Redbay chromosome 7, OSU_ERuf_1, whole genome shotgun sequence genome:
- the FAM221B gene encoding protein FAM221B: MEADEVTEESHATMDAEDHPSSKEPSAEDLQEDPLSETFLEPSISETPLEPHTSESPLVPPPSQTPLGTHTSETHLEPSNSKTSLGHSISGIPLETPTFENPLDSHISVVPEKHLSLHLPSVGPVSVSSSDALGEDLSSESSYNQASQSRVSTQVSESESPPKHSLPGPSSQVYMDTSAKQKEEAREDEEGVDASDNTAHTAHLGHQLSYTVRPVVPAKQAELVAVAKTMHRKEFDTQVNHLFQWEKNAALNAIQTGLYIGWRCPHYLWNCFRIGDESKCFCGHLLREHKIISDISVPCSVSQCRCLMFCFIPSRPEEVGEFWLRRRATFDPKAWRAQCRCKHSHEEHAATGSHPCKHHGCCCKYFESNFLCVACDRRWEEHETFFETGETRRRGGRPHGTDTVNNWRRSV, from the exons ATGGAAGCAGACGAGGTCACAGAAGAGTCTCATGCCACCATGGATGCAGAGGATCATCCCTCTTCAAAGGAACCCTCTGCTGAGGACTTACAGGAGGACCCTCTCTCTGAAACCTTCTTGGAGCCTTCCATCTCTGAGACCCCTTTGGAGCCCCAT ACCTCTGAATCCCCTTTGGTGCCACCCCCTTCACAGACCCCATTAGGGACCCACACCTCTGAAACCCATCTGGAGCCTTCCAACTCTAAGACCTCTTTAGGACACTCCATCTCTGGGATCCCTTTGGAAACCCCTACCTTTGAGAATCCATTGGATAGTCACATCTCAGTGGTCCCAGAGAAACACCTTAGTCTTCATCTCCCATCAGTAGgccctgtctctgtgtcttcctctGATGCATTGGGGGAGGACCTCTCCTCTGAGTCTTCTTACAATCAGGCCTCCCAGTCAAGGGTGTCCACCCAGGTCTCTGAATCTGAAAGCCCTCCAAAGCACTCCCTTCCAGGTCCTTCAAGCCAGGTCTACATGGACACATCTgcaaagcagaaggaagaggcaagagaggatgaggagggagtGGATGCCAGTGACAACACTGCTCACACAGCGCATCTTGGACACCAGCTGA GTTACACAGTCCGCCCAGTGGTCCCTGCTAAGCAGGCAGAGCTGGTGGCAGTGGCTAAGACAATGCACAGAAAGGAGTTTGATACGCAGGTGAATCATCTTTTCCAATGGGAGAAGAATGCTGCCCTGAATGCCATCCAGACAG GTCTTTACATTGGCTGGCGCTGCCCTCATTACCTATGGAACTGTTTCCGGATTGGGGATGAGTCCAAATGCTTTTGTGGACACTTGTTGAGAGAGCACAAGATTATCTCAG ACATATCTGTGCCCTGCAGTGTGAGCCAGTGCCGCTGCCTCATGTTCTGCTTTATCCCGTCACGCCCAGAGGAGGTGGGTGAGTTCTGGCTCAGGAGACGGGCCACCTTCGACCCCAAGGCCTGGAGGGCCCAATGTCGCTGCAAACACAGCCATGAAGAACACGCGGCCACTGGGTCCCATCCCTGCAAGCATCATG GTTGTTGCTGCAAATATTTTGAGTCTAATTTTCTCTGTGTGGCCTGTGACCGGCGCTGGGAAGAACATGAgactttctttgagacaggggaGACCCGGCGGCGAGGAGGAAGGCCTCACG GGACAGATACTGTCAACAATTGGCGCAGGTCTGTGTGA